In Musa acuminata AAA Group cultivar baxijiao chromosome BXJ3-9, Cavendish_Baxijiao_AAA, whole genome shotgun sequence, a single genomic region encodes these proteins:
- the LOC135649492 gene encoding uncharacterized protein C57A7.06-like isoform X2 — protein MDDEIPSEDGQDGDKHLRMLEGITGLPSQAFEGKERKKFVLSDFQGDSVDGRINIHDLLDPLHGKPGYSNLRKRLHQLERKPLAVQAPLPKVEREKLERKIAYERAKKDVTKWEPLVKRNREAPTLYFDEDVNLGYSTVGAIASEFTPRTEFEKKMSLLVHNPEVVEAHNKDGARLLELNKISVEDVRDHQNRLAKMRSLLFRHEVKSKHIKKIKSKTYHRILKKERLKEVSADVEMDPETMKDNARKQEFKRAEERMTLKHKNRSKWAKRILKRGLTVQDEGTRAAITEQLNQHALLTRKMNSLKDTSSSDEFSDDNDDADEEFSPGSEREDTFRLLNKAKENTLKAIEDEDELPKSGVFALPFMERGLKKRQEAAEEEARIALHEYDASLRQLENENDVESPKSTKVSGRKVFGPPINKTQESSSRKESYNADKSSDSEDDFEAVDCVDVGHEVKNHSQELHLGAALHDDPEKTHDSIFKSFDDIMKHPGTKTTYEVAIFASDSWKKMKGENVGDDSTTRDEAVQNPQEPNSNSIDQDNDDDDSEEEMVDGFLPSSLKYDYKLPSQTDLIHRAFAGDDVEAEFEMHKLDILNEENPEPEKPVLLPGWGQWTDIQQKKGMPSWMLKEHENAKRKRDDALKKRKDANLKHVIISEKVDKKAEKLLTKTLPFPYTSKEVYEQSIRMPIGPEYNPAITAGALNRPVVVKKAGVIIKPIQYEEVDPHEKPEQPKRIVQKPNTRPKAKKAKSAGGRPTKKTSTGKSS, from the exons ATGGATGATGAAATACCTTCGGAGGATGGCCAAGATGGTGACAAACATTTGAGGATGCTCGAAGGTATTACTGGCTTACCAAGCCAGGCCTTTGAAG GCAAGGAAAGAAAGAAGTTTGTTTTATCAGATTTTCAAGGGGATTCGGTTGATGGGCGGATCAATATTCATGATCTTTTGGATCCTCTCCATGGGAAGCCTGGGTATAGCAACCTTAGGAAGAGATTGCACCAACTAGAGAGGAAGCCACTGGCTGTTCAGGCTCCATTGccaaaggtggagagggagaagtTGGAGAGGAAGATCGCATATGAGCGTGCAAAAAAGGACGTAACCAAGTGGGAGCCACTGGTTAAGAGGAACAGAGAGGCACCTACCCTGTATTTCGATGAAGATGTGAACCTGGGCTATTCAACTGTAGGAGCAATTGCTTCTGAATTTACACCAAGAACGGAGTTTGAGAAAAAGATGTCTTTGTTAGTTCATAACCCGGAGGTTGTTGAAGCTCATAATAAAGATGGGGCAAGACTCCTGGAGCTCAACAAG ATTTCTGTTGAGGATGTGAGGGATCACCAGAATCGTCTTGCGAAAATGCGAAGTCTTCTTTTCCGTCATGAGGTGAAGTCAAAGCATATTAAGAAGATCAAATCCAAGACATATCACCGTATTCTTAAAAAAGAGAGATTGAAAGAAGTTTCTGCTGATGTGGAAATGGATCCTGAGACCATGAAAGATAATGCTAGGAAGCAGGAATTTAAACGGGCAGAG GAAAGAATGACGCTGAAACACAAAAACCGTTCAAAATGGGCAAAGCGAATCTTAAAGCGTGGATTGACAGTTCAAGATGAAGGAACTCGAGCTGCCATAACAGAACAACTTAACCAACATGCACTTCTGACTAGAAAAATGAATTCATTGAAAGACACTAGCAGTAGTGATGAATTTAGTGATGACAATGATGATGCTGATGAAGAATTTTCACCTGGATCAGAAAGGGAAGACACTTTCAGGCTTCTaaataaagcaaaagaaaatacaCTCAAGGCCATTGAGGATGAAGATGAGCTACCTAAGTCAGGAGTCTTTGCATTGCCTTTCATG GAACGTGGCTTGAAGAAGCGACAGGAGGCAGCGGAGGAAGAAGCTCGAATTGCTCTTCATGAATATGATGCATCATTGAGACAACTTGAAAATGAGAATGATGTAGAAAGTCCAAAATCAACTAAAGTTAGTGGTAGGAAAGTCTTTGGGCCTCCTATAAACAAAACTCAAGAATCCAGCAGTAGGAAGGAATCATATAATGCAGACAAGAGTAGTGACAGTGAAGATGATTTTGAGGCTGTCGATTGTGTGGATGTTGGACATGAAGTTAAAAATCATTCACAGGAGCTCCATCTCGGAGCTGCTTTGCATGATGATCCAGAAAAGACACATGACTCAATATTCAAG AGTTTTGATGACATCATGAAACACCCTGGTACAAAGACAACATATGAAGTTGCAATCTTTGCTTCAGATTCCTGGAAAAAG ATGAAAGGTGAAAATGTGGGAGATGACAGTACCACTAGAGATGAAGCAGTTCAAAATCCTCAGGAACCTAAT tccAACAGTATTGATcaagataatgatgatgatgattccgAGGAAGAGATGGTCGACGGATTTTTGCCTTCCAGCCTAAAGTACGATTACAAACTTCCATCACAAACTGACCTTATACATCGTGCCTTTGCTGGTGATGATGTGGAGGCAGAATTTGAGATGCATAAATTGGACATTCTTAATGAAGAGAACCCTGAACCAGAAAAACCAGTTTTACTTCCTGGATGGGGCCAATGGACAGACATCCAGCAGAAGAAAGGCATGCCTTCTTGGATGCTAAAAGAACATGAAAATGCCAAGAGGAAGAGGGATGATGCCCTTAAAAAGAGGAAAGATGCCAATCTCAAACATGTAATAATTTCGGAGAAAGTTGATAAGAAG GCTGAGAAACTACTTACAAAGACTTTGCCTTTCCCTTACACATCTAAGGAAGTTTACGAGCAGAGCATCCGGatgccaattggacccgagtacAATCCAGCAATTACTGCTGGAGCACTTAATCGACCTGTG GTTGTCAAGAAGGCTGGGGTTATCATAAAACCAATTCAGTATGAGGAGGTGGATCCCCATGAGAAACCGGAGCAACCCAAGCGCATCGTACAGAAGCCAAACACTAGACCAAAGGCGAAGAAAGCAAAATCTGCAGGAGGCAGACCTACGAAAAAGACATCGACGGGCAAAAGTAGTTGA
- the LOC103998073 gene encoding uncharacterized protein LOC103998073 isoform X1 — protein MKPRTANSRHAIDSCTLLLHAWKPFQLQTLVAADPPRSYPFRAKKPCLADRSTAPSPANAVGLDISRLSLKDDPPPPRPPRREEGLRWFAGKRRRRHGSRSISGRSSDRSGTRPRGGVSATYATCSDFPLAAGGTDSSGEFFVIGDWSWGSDASEAARVTRREGREVAVGVRLERETSGFGGIPGVGGAGMLESQANESGYGSEAGYRGDGELGYDDEIEDEDEDDDGKQLFWGEELGATDADQMEIVSENKFAEQKAHHRGRHRKHDWRIMASLSKPC, from the exons ATGAAACCGAGAACCGCGAACTCACGCCACGCAATCGATTCGTGTACGCTGCTGCTCCACGCGTGGAAGCCCTTCCAATTGCAAACGCTCGTTGCCGCGGATCCACCCAGGTCGTATCCCTTCCGCGCCAAGAAGCCCTGCCTCGCCGATCGGTCCACCGCCCCCTCCCCCGCCAACGCAGTTGGCCTCGACATATCGCGGCTCAGCCTGAAAGACGACCCCCCGCCGCCTCGGCCGCCAAGACGGGAGGAGGGGCTGCGGTGGTTCGCGgggaagcggcggcggcggcatggATCGCGGTCGATCTCCGGTCGCAGCTCCGATCGCAGCGGGACCCGACCCCGGGGCGGCGTCTCGGCGACGTACGCTACCTGCTCTGACTTCCCGCTGGCTGCTGGTGGAACGGATTCGAGCGGGGAGTTCTTCGTGATCGGGGACTGGAGCTGGGGATCGGATGCCAGCGAGGCAGCCCGGGTGACGAGGAGAGAGGGGAGGGAGGTCGCAGTAGGAGTGAGGTTGGAAAGGGAAACCTCCGGGTTTGGGGGAATTCCAGGCGTTGGAGGTGCAGGGATGCTGGAATCACAGGCGAACGAATCCGGCTATGGAAGCGAGGCTGGATACAGGGGTGATGGCGAGCTCGGCTACGACGACGAAATTGAGGATgaggatgaagatgatgatgggaAACAGTTGTTCTGGGGTGAAGAACTCGGAG CCACAGATGCTGATCAGATGGAAATTGTCAGCGAGAACAAGTTTGCAGAGCAGAAGGCCCACCACCGAGGCAGGCACAGGAAGCATGACTGGAGAATAATGGCCTCCTTGAG CAAGCCATGTTAA
- the LOC135649493 gene encoding UDP-glucuronic acid decarboxylase 2-like, protein MSSELIYRGHDAQPPTSGAGYSAKPEKRMLSLSRALRYLLREQRLLFLLVGMALAVLVLASARTSPAATGGARPMMADPWSTAVHHHGHSHRAEFEVTRGFVGGKVPLGLKRKGLRIVVTGGAGFVGSHLVDRLMARGDSVIVVDNFFTGRKQNVMHHFGNPNFELIRHDVVEPLLLEVDQIYHLACPASPVHYKFNPVKTIKTNVVGTLNMLGLAKRVGARFLLTSTSEVYGDPLQHPQVETYWGNVNPIGVRSCYDEGKRTAETLTMDYHRGAQVEVRIARIFNTYGPRMCIDDGRVVSNFVAQALRKEPMTVYGDGKQTRSFQYVSDLVEGLIRLMEGEHVGPFNLGNPGEFTMLELAKVVQETIDPNASIEFRPNTEDDPHKRKPDITRAKELLNWEPKISLRQGLPLMVSDFRNRIFGDHSDANPTSATATGSS, encoded by the exons ATGAGCTCGGAGCTCATCTACCGCGGCCACGACGCGCAGCCCCCGACGAGCGGCGCGGGGTACTCTGCGAAGCCCGAGAAGCGGATGCTCTCGCTGTCGCGCGCGCTCCGCTACCTCCTCCGCGAGCAGCGCCTCCTCTTCCTGCTCGTCGGCATGGCCCTCGCGGTCCTCGTCCTGGCCTCCGCCCGCACCTCCCCCGCCGCGACCGGCGGCGCCCGCCCGATGATGGCGGACCCGTGGTCGACGGCTGTGCACCACCACGGCCACAGCCACAGGGCTGAGTTCGAGGTGACGAGGGGGTTCGTGGGGGGGAAGGTGCCGTTGGGGCTGAAGCGGAAGGGCCTGCGCATCGTGGTGACGGGCGGGGCGGGGTTCGTGGGGAGCCACCTGGTGGACCGGCTGATGGCCCGGGGGGACAGCGTGATCGTGGTGGACAACTTCTTCACGGGGCGGAAGCAGAACGTGATGCACCACTTCGGCAACCCCAACTTCGAGCTCATCCGCCACGACGTCGTCGAGCCGCTGCTCCTGGAGGTCGACCAGATCTACCACCTCGCCTGCCCCGCCTCCCCCGTCCACTACAAGTTCAACCCCGTCAAGACCATCA AGACCAACGTGGTGGGAACTCTCAACATGCTCGGCCTGGCCAAGCGTGTAGGTGCCAGATTCCTCCTCACCAGCACCAGCGAGGTCTACGGCGACCCCTTGCAGCACCCTCAAGTCGAGACCTACTGGGGCAACGTTAACCCCatcg GCGTTAGGAGCTGCTACGACGAAGGCAAGCGAACAGCCGAGACGTTGACCATGGACTACCACCGTGGTGCCCAAGTAGAG GTGAGGATTGCTCGGATCTTCAACACCTACGGGCCTCGCATGTGCATCGACGACGGCCGTGTTGTCAGCAACTTCGTGGCGCAG GCATTGAGGAAGGAACCCATGACTGTTTATGGGGATGGGAAGCAAACCAGGAGCTTCCAATACGTCTCTGATTTG GTGGAAGGGCTGATACGACTGATGGAAGGGGAGCACGTGGGCCCGTTCAACCTGGGAAACCCAGGGGAGTTCACCATGCTGGAGCTGGCCAAGGTGGTGCAGGAGACCATCGATCCCAACGCAAGCATCGAGTTCCGACCCAACACGGAGGACGACCCGCACAAGCGCAAGCCCGACATCACCCGCGCCAAGGAGCTGCTCAACTGGGAGCCCAAGATCTCGCTCCGCCAGGGACTCCCTCTCATGGTCTCCGACTTCCGCAACCGCATCTTTGGCGACCACTCCGACGCCAACCCCACCAGCGCCACTGCCACCGGATCCTCCTAA
- the LOC135649492 gene encoding uncharacterized protein C57A7.06-like isoform X1, translated as MMEKKNKAAKANKKRRNVALSKSLAPNNRKIMKINNKKEQRRRHGPRIPTALHKDLKRLNPEPSHDESDWESQEMMEENAYEYEEAVAEEEARKNRRFDSVENYEYELPEDFEDEDVPSDDEMDDEIPSEDGQDGDKHLRMLEGITGLPSQAFEGKERKKFVLSDFQGDSVDGRINIHDLLDPLHGKPGYSNLRKRLHQLERKPLAVQAPLPKVEREKLERKIAYERAKKDVTKWEPLVKRNREAPTLYFDEDVNLGYSTVGAIASEFTPRTEFEKKMSLLVHNPEVVEAHNKDGARLLELNKISVEDVRDHQNRLAKMRSLLFRHEVKSKHIKKIKSKTYHRILKKERLKEVSADVEMDPETMKDNARKQEFKRAEERMTLKHKNRSKWAKRILKRGLTVQDEGTRAAITEQLNQHALLTRKMNSLKDTSSSDEFSDDNDDADEEFSPGSEREDTFRLLNKAKENTLKAIEDEDELPKSGVFALPFMERGLKKRQEAAEEEARIALHEYDASLRQLENENDVESPKSTKVSGRKVFGPPINKTQESSSRKESYNADKSSDSEDDFEAVDCVDVGHEVKNHSQELHLGAALHDDPEKTHDSIFKSFDDIMKHPGTKTTYEVAIFASDSWKKMKGENVGDDSTTRDEAVQNPQEPNSNSIDQDNDDDDSEEEMVDGFLPSSLKYDYKLPSQTDLIHRAFAGDDVEAEFEMHKLDILNEENPEPEKPVLLPGWGQWTDIQQKKGMPSWMLKEHENAKRKRDDALKKRKDANLKHVIISEKVDKKAEKLLTKTLPFPYTSKEVYEQSIRMPIGPEYNPAITAGALNRPVVVKKAGVIIKPIQYEEVDPHEKPEQPKRIVQKPNTRPKAKKAKSAGGRPTKKTSTGKSS; from the exons ATGATGGAGAAGAAAAATAAGGCAGCGAAGGCCAATAAGAAGCGGCGAAACGTCGCCCTCTCCAAATCCCTAGCCCCCAACAACAGAAAGATCATGAAGATAAACAATAAGAAGGAGCAGCGGAGGAGACACGGGCCTCGCATCCCCACAGCCCTTCACAAGGATCTCAAACGTCTGAATCCCGAACCTAGCCACGACGAATCAGATTGGGAAAGTCAGGAGATGATGGAGGAAAATGCATATGAGTACGAGGAGGCAGTCGCTGAAGAGGAGGCACGGAAAAACCGTCGCTTCGATTCTGTGGAGAACTACGAGTACGAGCTCCCGGAAGATTTCGAG GATGAGGACGTGCCTTCAGATGATGAAATGGATGATGAAATACCTTCGGAGGATGGCCAAGATGGTGACAAACATTTGAGGATGCTCGAAGGTATTACTGGCTTACCAAGCCAGGCCTTTGAAG GCAAGGAAAGAAAGAAGTTTGTTTTATCAGATTTTCAAGGGGATTCGGTTGATGGGCGGATCAATATTCATGATCTTTTGGATCCTCTCCATGGGAAGCCTGGGTATAGCAACCTTAGGAAGAGATTGCACCAACTAGAGAGGAAGCCACTGGCTGTTCAGGCTCCATTGccaaaggtggagagggagaagtTGGAGAGGAAGATCGCATATGAGCGTGCAAAAAAGGACGTAACCAAGTGGGAGCCACTGGTTAAGAGGAACAGAGAGGCACCTACCCTGTATTTCGATGAAGATGTGAACCTGGGCTATTCAACTGTAGGAGCAATTGCTTCTGAATTTACACCAAGAACGGAGTTTGAGAAAAAGATGTCTTTGTTAGTTCATAACCCGGAGGTTGTTGAAGCTCATAATAAAGATGGGGCAAGACTCCTGGAGCTCAACAAG ATTTCTGTTGAGGATGTGAGGGATCACCAGAATCGTCTTGCGAAAATGCGAAGTCTTCTTTTCCGTCATGAGGTGAAGTCAAAGCATATTAAGAAGATCAAATCCAAGACATATCACCGTATTCTTAAAAAAGAGAGATTGAAAGAAGTTTCTGCTGATGTGGAAATGGATCCTGAGACCATGAAAGATAATGCTAGGAAGCAGGAATTTAAACGGGCAGAG GAAAGAATGACGCTGAAACACAAAAACCGTTCAAAATGGGCAAAGCGAATCTTAAAGCGTGGATTGACAGTTCAAGATGAAGGAACTCGAGCTGCCATAACAGAACAACTTAACCAACATGCACTTCTGACTAGAAAAATGAATTCATTGAAAGACACTAGCAGTAGTGATGAATTTAGTGATGACAATGATGATGCTGATGAAGAATTTTCACCTGGATCAGAAAGGGAAGACACTTTCAGGCTTCTaaataaagcaaaagaaaatacaCTCAAGGCCATTGAGGATGAAGATGAGCTACCTAAGTCAGGAGTCTTTGCATTGCCTTTCATG GAACGTGGCTTGAAGAAGCGACAGGAGGCAGCGGAGGAAGAAGCTCGAATTGCTCTTCATGAATATGATGCATCATTGAGACAACTTGAAAATGAGAATGATGTAGAAAGTCCAAAATCAACTAAAGTTAGTGGTAGGAAAGTCTTTGGGCCTCCTATAAACAAAACTCAAGAATCCAGCAGTAGGAAGGAATCATATAATGCAGACAAGAGTAGTGACAGTGAAGATGATTTTGAGGCTGTCGATTGTGTGGATGTTGGACATGAAGTTAAAAATCATTCACAGGAGCTCCATCTCGGAGCTGCTTTGCATGATGATCCAGAAAAGACACATGACTCAATATTCAAG AGTTTTGATGACATCATGAAACACCCTGGTACAAAGACAACATATGAAGTTGCAATCTTTGCTTCAGATTCCTGGAAAAAG ATGAAAGGTGAAAATGTGGGAGATGACAGTACCACTAGAGATGAAGCAGTTCAAAATCCTCAGGAACCTAAT tccAACAGTATTGATcaagataatgatgatgatgattccgAGGAAGAGATGGTCGACGGATTTTTGCCTTCCAGCCTAAAGTACGATTACAAACTTCCATCACAAACTGACCTTATACATCGTGCCTTTGCTGGTGATGATGTGGAGGCAGAATTTGAGATGCATAAATTGGACATTCTTAATGAAGAGAACCCTGAACCAGAAAAACCAGTTTTACTTCCTGGATGGGGCCAATGGACAGACATCCAGCAGAAGAAAGGCATGCCTTCTTGGATGCTAAAAGAACATGAAAATGCCAAGAGGAAGAGGGATGATGCCCTTAAAAAGAGGAAAGATGCCAATCTCAAACATGTAATAATTTCGGAGAAAGTTGATAAGAAG GCTGAGAAACTACTTACAAAGACTTTGCCTTTCCCTTACACATCTAAGGAAGTTTACGAGCAGAGCATCCGGatgccaattggacccgagtacAATCCAGCAATTACTGCTGGAGCACTTAATCGACCTGTG GTTGTCAAGAAGGCTGGGGTTATCATAAAACCAATTCAGTATGAGGAGGTGGATCCCCATGAGAAACCGGAGCAACCCAAGCGCATCGTACAGAAGCCAAACACTAGACCAAAGGCGAAGAAAGCAAAATCTGCAGGAGGCAGACCTACGAAAAAGACATCGACGGGCAAAAGTAGTTGA
- the LOC103998073 gene encoding uncharacterized protein LOC103998073 isoform X2: MKPRTANSRHAIDSCTLLLHAWKPFQLQTLVAADPPRSYPFRAKKPCLADRSTAPSPANAVGLDISRLSLKDDPPPPRPPRREEGLRWFAGKRRRRHGSRSISGRSSDRSGTRPRGGVSATYATCSDFPLAAGGTDSSGEFFVIGDWSWGSDASEAARVTRREGREVAVGVRLERETSGFGGIPGVGGAGMLESQANESGYGSEAGYRGDGELGYDDEIEDEDEDDDGKQLFWGEELGDADQMEIVSENKFAEQKAHHRGRHRKHDWRIMASLSKPC; this comes from the exons ATGAAACCGAGAACCGCGAACTCACGCCACGCAATCGATTCGTGTACGCTGCTGCTCCACGCGTGGAAGCCCTTCCAATTGCAAACGCTCGTTGCCGCGGATCCACCCAGGTCGTATCCCTTCCGCGCCAAGAAGCCCTGCCTCGCCGATCGGTCCACCGCCCCCTCCCCCGCCAACGCAGTTGGCCTCGACATATCGCGGCTCAGCCTGAAAGACGACCCCCCGCCGCCTCGGCCGCCAAGACGGGAGGAGGGGCTGCGGTGGTTCGCGgggaagcggcggcggcggcatggATCGCGGTCGATCTCCGGTCGCAGCTCCGATCGCAGCGGGACCCGACCCCGGGGCGGCGTCTCGGCGACGTACGCTACCTGCTCTGACTTCCCGCTGGCTGCTGGTGGAACGGATTCGAGCGGGGAGTTCTTCGTGATCGGGGACTGGAGCTGGGGATCGGATGCCAGCGAGGCAGCCCGGGTGACGAGGAGAGAGGGGAGGGAGGTCGCAGTAGGAGTGAGGTTGGAAAGGGAAACCTCCGGGTTTGGGGGAATTCCAGGCGTTGGAGGTGCAGGGATGCTGGAATCACAGGCGAACGAATCCGGCTATGGAAGCGAGGCTGGATACAGGGGTGATGGCGAGCTCGGCTACGACGACGAAATTGAGGATgaggatgaagatgatgatgggaAACAGTTGTTCTGGGGTGAAGAACTCGGAG ATGCTGATCAGATGGAAATTGTCAGCGAGAACAAGTTTGCAGAGCAGAAGGCCCACCACCGAGGCAGGCACAGGAAGCATGACTGGAGAATAATGGCCTCCTTGAG CAAGCCATGTTAA
- the LOC135648753 gene encoding late embryogenesis abundant protein Lea5-like, translated as MARALSNSNLVAALSDGVALLTTRRGYATAAAGTTTTTGTGSRERLAVAEQMVRSAPPAEAEEEATCSWVPDPATGYYRPANRMGEIDPAELREMMLSHNKSRD; from the exons ATGGCTCGCGCTCTCTCTAACTCCAACCTGGTTGCGGCTCTTTCCGACGGCGTCGCCCTCCTCACCACCAG GAGGGGTTACGCTACGGCAGCGGcggggacgacgacgacgacggggaCGGGGAGCAGGGAGCGGCTTGCGGTGGCGGAACAGATGGTGAGGAGCGCGCCGCCGGCAGAGGCTGAGGAGGAGGCGACGTGTTCCTGGGTGCCGGATCCGGCTACCGGGTACTACCGGCCGGCGAACAGGATGGGCGAGATCGACCCGGCCGAGCTCCGCGAGATGATGCTGAGCCACAACAAGTCGCGAGACTGA